TTCGAATCCCAAatacatcattttttttcatatttgttgtttattaattttgaaataatttaagctggaaaaataatactGAATTACTGTTATTGACtcattttttacgattttataGCTTTATAAGTACATAAGCAAAGTGCAAtcggacttagaaaatttttcaaaccgTTTATAGCTCATAGTTCACCCAATTGTCCACCAGGCAGCGCTGATCATAGGTGACCACTGGCTTCAgccgagatagccgattccaaccataagttcccccaccatactaatacaccatgcATTAACTGGGTTCTGCAAAAATTAATGCTCTGCTATTACAGAAGCTTCGGGTAACCTTGCTAACGCAGGTAGCTGACAATGATAATGCACGAgagattttgtttgattgacttagtttttttttctacaatagATGTCTCTTTCTTCGCAGTTGGCTCGCTCGCGGCACCGCTGtaagaaagaaggaagaagttCGGCCTTCCAAATATAGCAGAGACTCCGATCGTACGCCCTCCATTTTGGACCCATTTCAAGAAGCGTACGTGCAATTTGTGAATTGCCTTTTAAACGTTCAAGATGCAGGGACTCTCACTAAAATCTCTTAAAAAACACCCTTCTGTGAGTATCTATTGCTTCGATCATTCATATTCTTGTACCTTTGCAAAACAACTACAAAGCAATTTAAACATATATATGGCTTGCATTTAATGTAGGTTAATCTTATTCGTATTTCAGCTTATTTCTTGATGTTATTATTTTAGCTCATCCCCCTCTTCGTTTCGTTGGGAGTTGGAGTTGCGATGGCTGCTATGTATACTCTTCGTCTAGCAACCCAAAACCCTGATGTTACATGGGACAGGAAGAACAACCCAGAGCCATGGCAAAAGTATGCTGAAAAGCAATACAAGGTAAATCGAAAACACAATTTCTGTAGTTTCTGCATTCATACATTaccattacattttttttttctatttctagtTTTATTCGCCAGCTGGATTCAAACCTAGCCAGGCACCTAAATATGAAGAGTGATTTCCATAAAAGAGTTCTTTTATAGTCTCCTTCATGATTGAAATTCCTGGAtaatgttgaaataaaaagaattggtaGTATTTCGTAAACCATTAACTGAAcagtaaactaaaaaaaaaaaaattacattatgTAAGAACACGTCACTTTCAAAATGCCAATTATCAAAATTGCTGGCTGAACTGACAATATTAGGTATTGGTGGGTTAATTTTACATTGTACGTAAGAGGGCTAACCCCCTTGTAAAAATTGGCATCAGTTTAAGGTGTctgtataaaaataaacaactgAAATCGAAATATGTTTGCACCAGATCTTCTCTTCATTTTATATCACTTAAGAGTAATTCAAAATTCCAGGtttaaagataaatttttgttttcttgttgaagtAATACATCTTCAGTCAGAACTAGGAAGAATAGAAACAAGCTTTTGatgttattaaaaatctatcaTCAGGcgcaattgaaaatttaaattaggtCATTTTCACACTGTCCGTTTGGATGAATGAAACATGAATTAGAGAAATCGGTAACAACAgatgtgtatttttttttgtagcaaATAACTGAAGTGAGACTGGTACAGTgactagaaaaaaattaaataacagAAATAGCTCGGATGTTGGTAGCTTAGTATGCAATAATTtacgatttttaatttacaaaccGAACGACGATAGACTCGAGGTTACTCTTTACAGATGTgacaaaaacccaaaagtgAAATTGAAACTGCGGGGATTATCCCGATTATGGAAGTCAATGTTGATAATACATCAACAATTGATGAAAACATTTCATAATTCATCAAGACATCAGGTTCAAAGAGGATATGATACTGCAATAAGTACCGCGGAACATTCCACCAAAAACGCCACAGACAAGAAGAGTGAGATTGGATGGTATAATCCAAAACAAGAATTATTTCGACAGTGGGAaggttggcttttttttccattttttttttttttctttttcttttttttttaacaaaacaagTTGTTGGGTAGTATAAAACATATTCCCCCAAAATGTTATGGCAGTggcggaagagaaaaatgacaaGTTTTATTGCGCGTGAAGTAGCCCCCAGCTATATTCTGCTCGGGTTCTTTGACTAGAATTAAAGTTGTTCATCTCCATCGTAACACGCACTCGGCCTCCTGTATACCTGCATATATTGGTAATGAAGTAATTACAAATGAGCTCTATAGATATCGACaagataaattgaaaaatacctGGAACGTTGCTTGGGGATTAAAAGTAACTTCTTTGTGCCCACGTGACCTTGGAAGAGTGCAGTGAGGAAGTTGTTGCATTCGATTGGAATGCAGCATTCCCGATCCTCCTATATTAGGACTAGGGGGTAGTTTGAGTTTCACTGTCTGAGTGAAAGTACTATCAAGCGATGGTAGGGGACGCAACGGCTGTTGCTGAGGAAGCGGCTGCGGACAAGGTTCTCGTCCACCTAAAAGCATTCGTTCAGGAGCAGGAGTTGACTCTAATCCAGTTCGCACGCTAACGGGGGTAGGAGTTGAATCCCGTCCATCGAAGGAAGTCGTCAACTCTTCTACCTGACTTCCATGAAGACCTGGGTTTCTGGAAACCtgtggaaaaaacaaacactttATACAAAATCTGATATTTTTAGCTAAACTAATACAAACTTGCCTGATAATATTCTTCATTCTCTTTCACTGCACTGCCAGGACGTCTCCTTCTAAAATGGACAATCGATAATCAAATTAGATTCCACACCAAAACtataagcaaaacaaaaatgttataaataCCTATAGGTTCCATATGTAGCTTCGGCACTGTGACAGTAAACGGGCAAGGGTATAGAAGTCTGAGCGGGAATTCCGGAACGGACAACAGGCGGTGGTGGAGGAGGCGGACAACTTAAGCTTTGCATATTGAACTGCATGTCGTGGCTTGAGTTGTGTGAGCTCATATTGGTCGTTGTAGTAGTTGTCGTGATAGTACGCGGCAAAGTTAACCTACATAGAAGTATAACATCAATTATAAACGAGAGCTCATTTCTGGGCCGTTATTAGATAAAACGGCACAAAAAGTaagattaaataaaatagattttttcttttcttttgagatcACTTACTCTGATTTTTAATAGTAGTGACgagagaaaaatttcaaatttcatgcATCCACGGACACTGATTGttatgtttttaaataaataaaataataaggaCGACACGAAGGCCATGCAGGAACCATCATGCATAAGAATTTCCAAATAATATGTAAAATCGACATTTATACTTTATGGTGTTTGTTAATTTACCTTGGACCAAAAGTTTGCGAATAAATGGGCGCTGATCGTGAGCAGAATATCACTACTCCAGCCACTACCAGAGCATAGGATAGTGCGTACATCACATCGTACTGTAGATGGTAGATGGtagattaaaaattaaaaatttgttcgtTAACGCCATTAAATAACTGTGAAAAACATTGACTCACTTTAAACTGAAACAAAAGCACTCCAATAACAAGCGTGTAGAAATCGGCCGTGAGAAGCGACAGGTTGATTGCCATAGCACTTGTCACCTTCATAACGATCGGTGTGATTGTGTAGTAGGTAAATAGGGTAAGAGTAAATGCCGCTAACAGAACGATAACTCTCCACTCGGACCAGTCAATGCTAGCAACTTGTTCATGTTCCAAAGCAGCtctacaaatacaaaaaaatgttttaaaagtcTGGGACATTAGTTGCAGGATTGATATTAATACTTACAACTGTATGCCATTGATTACACTTCCAAATAAACCAATCATAGCTAGAAATTCAACACAATCAATTGTTTTCACGACATATTCTTcagctattattattattccatacAAGAGGGCCCCTCCAATGCACATCAAGTCACCTAGAACCAAAAATATTATAAGTAGgaatacaattttgaaaataggtATAATTGAATTACCAATTAATCTGTCTTTTGCTGTCTCATTATTTTCATCTGGGATAGCCCAGACTAGGCAGAATATTCCTACTAGGCAGACTTTGACTCCAATTACGTGTATAATTTGATATCTGACTTTGAGAACAGTTCTGCTAAGCACTAATACTGCGGGAATTGCAAAGCAATCCAATAGTTGAGCACTTCTTAGAGTGGTGTACTGATATGCTTGAACAACTAAATAGTTGGCTTCTACATCAGCTATTGCaaggaagaaatatttgagTCCTCTTTTTCTCAACACACTCAACAATCCTCCTTCTCCTGGTCGACATGCTAAAGTTGTGGTGAACACTAGACACAGCAAGACATAATTGAGGAAGCACTGGGCTGCAAGTAGAAAGtatacaattttattattcgaGAAAAAACAGCATTCGTAAAAAAGGATTCAAAGTCTCACCAGTGGGTGCAGCAACCCCGTAATTTGCATAAAGTAACTGGCTGATTACAGCACTGGTGCACAGGAGTACTGATAAAAATTGTCCAAGAAAAATAGATCGCCACACTtccctaaaaaataaatcagcatATTTACGTCTTCACAGCATCAAGAACCTTAAAATATTGTAAATAATGCTTGTGGCATATACACTGGTATCCTCACAAACTGTAGGGAATCTTACAACCCAGCAGTTCAATGTGGACAATGAATTTCacaatacaataataataataacagctAGGCACCATTGTAGAACACAGAAATAGCTAAGTGCATCACAAAAGAGTGTTTATGTTTGAAGTTTTGACGTCCAAACAAGCGTTCGGTACAATAGGGGATTAAGATTAAGGACTGgatgaaattaataattaccATCGATTCAGCTcggagaaatatttttcacagcGTACACTGAAACTGTCGGTGGGTAAAGGATTTGTAGGGATCTGCTGATTCCTTACAGCCATTttggtttccattttttggttttcacaATTTAGTGGCTGGAAGAGTAGTAGAGGGGCCGGGCCCACTGAAATGCTGGCTGCCGGGTGCGCAGAATGGATGAGGTTACAATACTCACGAATTGATCGATTGCATGCAGGGTCATCACGTCCAGTTTGCAGGTGATTCTACTTCTACTGAACACCTTATGATTTCTACTTTAATGGGCATCTGAGCCCGCAATAAAGTTACGTTTGCCGAGATTGATTATAGTCAATCATTtgcaacttttgaaaaaaaaaaaattacgataTCTTTGACGCCCGCGTAGGATCGTCAATGAAAGTAGGCGGGGTACGCTAGCTACTAGGCCACACAATCCCGGCAGCGCTAAAATTTCGTTTGTATAAAATGACGCCAGAATGCGCCTAAATCGCAATGcgcaaatgaaaacaaatcaaaatgcgtcgcgcattctttttttttttcgtgtcgGACAAACTTTCACTGTGTTGCAGACTCGCGCGACGAAAAATCCATGGAATAAACTGGAAAAAGGCGGAATAGGGAAATATAATGTCAtataacaagaaacaaaaaacaattaaattgcgCTGCTTTCATCCGCGCTATTATACTATACTTTCCTAACAAAATGTTGCGCAAACCGTAAAGAAGAACAcacagtaaataaattaaacggCTTAACTACGCCTATGTTGACCAAGTCAATAAACCTATGCCTCAACATTAACCAAAGGAAAACGAATAGTACCCAGTCTGATATATGTTGCTGCTGTGGTCGTCTTTTTGCTTCGTTCAACACTATATTACGCGCGAGTTTCAAATTGCGAAAGAGACAAAACACCAGAGAAAGGaaatctttgtttttattaaaaagcTAACCACGAAGAAGGTATTCCGAAATCAAATGTAAtcccaactaaaaaaaaaatatcccttTTCCGTTTCTCGACCGAAAACCGGGAAAAACCCGACTTTTCCTTGCTGCTTGCGGAGACTTTAAATgcctattttcttatttggatCGAAATTAAAATCATCAACTCTTCAAAAATAAGCCGAtctaaaatttcaatcattgtTTATCCTATcaagattttgtttctttaaagATTCCAAATTCATTTCCCTGCTTACGTAAATTTTCACCAATAGCTTATCATCCGCTTTGATTGAACGTAGACACTAATAgattagacaaaaaaaaagactttgtaCGTATATCATTTGTAGGTATGTCAAACTGGCTCAGAGACTTCTATTTTTTCTGCCGTTGATTGTTCAACATAATTATACTCTAATAACAGACATTAGCCGTACGGTAGCTATATCCCATTAAATCTGATCAAGTCACCAAAGAGTGAGGGAATTAATTAGCCCATTATGTAGACTGTTATGTTATAATGGCTTGaatgtaaatatgaaatagattcaagataaaataaaagggaataaaTAGGCGTACAGAAACTCTTTATTATGTAGAGCAATcctgaa
The window above is part of the Daphnia pulex isolate KAP4 chromosome 3, ASM2113471v1 genome. Proteins encoded here:
- the LOC124189856 gene encoding cytochrome c oxidase subunit NDUFA4-like, whose amino-acid sequence is MQGLSLKSLKKHPSLIPLFVSLGVGVAMAAMYTLRLATQNPDVTWDRKNNPEPWQKYAEKQYKFYSPAGFKPSQAPKYEE
- the LOC124189855 gene encoding solute carrier family 35 member F2-like isoform X2, with the translated sequence METKMAVRNQQIPTNPLPTDSFSVRCEKYFSELNRWEVWRSIFLGQFLSVLLCTSAVISQLLYANYGVAAPTAQCFLNYVLLCLVFTTTLACRPGEGGLLSVLRKRGLKYFFLAIADVEANYLVVQAYQYTTLRSAQLLDCFAIPAVLVLSRTVLKVRYQIIHVIGVKVCLVGIFCLVWAIPDENNETAKDRLIGDLMCIGGALLYGIIIIAEEYVVKTIDCVEFLAMIGLFGSVINGIQLAALEHEQVASIDWSEWRVIVLLAAFTLTLFTYYTITPIVMKVTSAMAINLSLLTADFYTLVIGVLLFQFKYDVMYALSYALVVAGVVIFCSRSAPIYSQTFGPRLTLPRTITTTTTTTNMSSHNSSHDMQFNMQSLSCPPPPPPPVVRSGIPAQTSIPLPVYCHSAEATYGTYRRRRPGSAVKENEEYYQVSRNPGLHGSQVEELTTSFDGRDSTPTPVSVRTGLESTPAPERMLLGGREPCPQPLPQQQPLRPLPSLDSTFTQTVKLKLPPSPNIGGSGMLHSNRMQQLPHCTLPRSRGHKEVTFNPQATFQVYRRPSACYDGDEQL
- the LOC124189855 gene encoding solute carrier family 35 member F2-like isoform X1 — encoded protein: METKMAVRNQQIPTNPLPTDSFSVRCEKYFSELNRWEVWRSIFLGQFLSVLLCTSAVISQLLYANYGVAAPTAQCFLNYVLLCLVFTTTLACRPGEGGLLSVLRKRGLKYFFLAIADVEANYLVVQAYQYTTLRSAQLLDCFAIPAVLVLSRTVLKVRYQIIHVIGVKVCLVGIFCLVWAIPDENNETAKDRLIGNSIIPIFKIVFLLIIFLVLGDLMCIGGALLYGIIIIAEEYVVKTIDCVEFLAMIGLFGSVINGIQLAALEHEQVASIDWSEWRVIVLLAAFTLTLFTYYTITPIVMKVTSAMAINLSLLTADFYTLVIGVLLFQFKYDVMYALSYALVVAGVVIFCSRSAPIYSQTFGPRLTLPRTITTTTTTTNMSSHNSSHDMQFNMQSLSCPPPPPPPVVRSGIPAQTSIPLPVYCHSAEATYGTYRRRRPGSAVKENEEYYQVSRNPGLHGSQVEELTTSFDGRDSTPTPVSVRTGLESTPAPERMLLGGREPCPQPLPQQQPLRPLPSLDSTFTQTVKLKLPPSPNIGGSGMLHSNRMQQLPHCTLPRSRGHKEVTFNPQATFQVYRRPSACYDGDEQL